One segment of Mycolicibacterium neworleansense DNA contains the following:
- a CDS encoding gamma-glutamyl-gamma-aminobutyrate hydrolase family protein, protein MNNPVVLRDEVEPSGTRSREPGRQHIAVLVSLNFPDLTASVAALHRRFTRTALTALAELDASFELVDTSEPGSVDVVVDADGLLVLGGGDIAAACYGGLDGTLPNSYGVDEQADRVSLDMIRAYVDAGRPVLGICRGSQLINVCYGGTIIGDITDYQLHRGGPGEHLFIDEKVEVLPGTRLAVILGAGPLVVRSGHHQAVDEVADELVVAARALDGIVEGVEHPTDWVLGVQFHPEDDDGPLEPLYQLLAGFIAAGQPDLGAR, encoded by the coding sequence ATGAACAACCCCGTCGTCCTGCGCGACGAGGTCGAACCGTCCGGCACACGTTCCCGGGAGCCGGGACGGCAGCACATCGCGGTGTTGGTGTCACTGAACTTCCCCGATCTCACCGCATCGGTCGCGGCGCTGCACCGCCGCTTCACCCGTACGGCCCTGACGGCACTGGCCGAGCTCGATGCCAGCTTCGAGCTGGTGGACACCTCCGAACCCGGGTCCGTCGACGTGGTCGTCGATGCCGACGGCCTGCTGGTGCTCGGTGGTGGCGACATCGCCGCGGCCTGCTACGGCGGGCTCGACGGCACACTGCCGAACTCCTATGGGGTCGACGAACAAGCGGACCGCGTCAGTCTCGACATGATCCGGGCCTACGTCGATGCCGGTCGGCCGGTGCTGGGCATCTGCCGCGGTTCGCAGCTGATCAACGTCTGCTACGGCGGCACCATCATCGGGGACATCACCGACTACCAGCTGCACCGCGGCGGGCCGGGCGAACACCTTTTCATCGACGAGAAGGTCGAGGTACTACCCGGGACCCGGCTGGCCGTCATCCTGGGGGCCGGCCCCCTCGTCGTCCGGTCCGGACACCACCAGGCCGTCGATGAGGTGGCAGATGAGCTCGTCGTCGCCGCCCGGGCTCTCGACGGCATCGTCGAAGGCGTTGAGCACCCAACGGACTGGGTGCTGGGTGTCCAGTTCCACCCGGAAGACGACGACGGCCCCCTGGAACCGCTGTACCAGCTGCTTGCCGGCTTCATCGCCGCCGGTCAGCCCGACCTGGGAGCCCGATGA
- a CDS encoding carboxymuconolactone decarboxylase family protein, with translation MAVRLPDVADLDPAGREVYDLFPANLSRGLAMTGSSAKPYLALGLSFRTGVLSPETRESVILRVGAVTSAEYEIHHHVGEARDAGISDSAIGNLLSGATSFGDRRVDVLVAFVDALLARIKGGGADTARIQEFYSDNEIAEIVLLTGHYVMTALFINTLGIVPEEGDVDTASVLAQATAKLDRERMMDGR, from the coding sequence ATGGCTGTTCGATTGCCAGATGTCGCTGACCTCGATCCCGCGGGGCGTGAGGTCTACGACCTATTTCCGGCCAACTTGTCCCGGGGGCTGGCCATGACCGGGTCGAGCGCGAAGCCCTATCTGGCACTCGGCCTTTCATTCCGCACGGGCGTGTTGTCGCCTGAAACGCGGGAGTCGGTGATCTTGCGAGTCGGCGCGGTGACAAGCGCGGAGTACGAGATCCACCACCATGTGGGCGAGGCGCGCGATGCCGGAATCTCGGATTCGGCGATCGGCAACCTGCTGTCAGGGGCGACATCGTTCGGAGACCGACGGGTCGATGTGCTCGTCGCTTTCGTCGATGCGCTGCTGGCGCGGATCAAAGGTGGGGGAGCGGACACCGCGCGCATACAGGAGTTCTACTCCGACAACGAAATCGCCGAAATCGTCTTGCTCACGGGGCACTACGTGATGACCGCGCTGTTCATCAACACGCTGGGCATCGTCCCCGAGGAGGGCGACGTCGATACCGCGAGCGTTCTGGCCCAAGCCACCGCCAAACTCGACCGAGAACGAATGATGGACGGACGATGA
- a CDS encoding DUF4242 domain-containing protein, whose amino-acid sequence MTLYLYEITPDATDAAAVGQLLKAIDNEIAGGGGELIEAQVTAQRRRVFAIAEFAEDATALDATQLAAATVAGPHQVRLVGADLSDLKAARPRAGYLVEWDLPAELDMESYLARKKANAPKYADVPEVQFLRTYVREDMDKCLCFYDAPDEAAVRRARDAVSTPIDRLHGLDGPLP is encoded by the coding sequence GTGACTCTGTACCTCTACGAAATCACCCCCGACGCCACCGATGCCGCCGCGGTGGGGCAGCTGCTCAAGGCGATCGATAACGAAATCGCCGGGGGTGGTGGCGAACTGATCGAGGCTCAGGTCACCGCTCAGCGCCGGCGGGTCTTCGCGATCGCCGAATTCGCAGAGGATGCGACCGCCCTGGACGCCACGCAACTGGCGGCCGCCACTGTCGCGGGTCCGCATCAGGTTCGGTTGGTCGGCGCGGACCTGTCGGATCTCAAAGCCGCCCGTCCGCGGGCCGGCTACCTGGTCGAGTGGGACCTGCCGGCCGAACTCGACATGGAGTCCTATCTGGCCCGCAAGAAGGCCAACGCGCCCAAGTACGCCGACGTGCCCGAGGTTCAGTTCCTGCGCACCTATGTCCGTGAGGACATGGACAAATGCCTGTGTTTCTACGACGCGCCCGACGAGGCCGCGGTGCGGCGGGCCCGCGACGCGGTGAGCACGCCGATCGACCGCCTGCACGGATTGGACGGGCCGCTGCCGTGA
- a CDS encoding acyl-CoA dehydrogenase family protein: MTAALAESVLDRVAHTVAARAADLDEQRTDVRTDLAELGQAGLLDLELSDMARVIDEVSANSLAVGFSTWAHHMTIRYLHAAPGGGFGEQVSSLAAARRIGVTAMAAGLKQVAGLGQVPITGDTDGAGLIVSGPIRWASNVFPDALIVLPVRVGDRTLVVAVDAGADGVTVNPAPTLTALGATASTSLRLDRVRVPAHHVLTTDLDAFVAGIRPAFLLLQTAFCVGVTRAALTAATEAHTGPLARFGIELEDAVARGDDVRSRLYRWAADPGAAKVPDLIRLRLDAARVAVDITRLELSLTGGAGYTLGSAANRRFRETAFLPVQSPSEGQLRWELTRYE, encoded by the coding sequence GTGACCGCCGCGCTCGCGGAATCCGTCCTGGACCGGGTGGCGCACACCGTCGCCGCTCGCGCCGCCGATCTCGATGAGCAGCGCACCGATGTCCGCACCGATCTGGCCGAACTCGGCCAGGCTGGGCTGCTCGACCTCGAGTTGTCCGACATGGCGCGCGTCATCGACGAGGTATCGGCCAACAGCCTCGCCGTCGGCTTCTCCACTTGGGCCCATCACATGACCATCCGGTACCTGCACGCGGCGCCCGGCGGTGGGTTCGGCGAGCAGGTCAGCAGCCTCGCCGCAGCACGGCGGATCGGCGTCACCGCCATGGCGGCCGGGCTCAAGCAGGTCGCCGGGCTCGGGCAGGTACCGATCACCGGCGACACCGACGGCGCAGGCCTGATCGTCAGCGGACCGATTCGCTGGGCCTCCAACGTGTTTCCCGATGCCCTGATCGTGCTGCCGGTCCGCGTCGGGGACCGGACCCTGGTCGTCGCCGTGGACGCCGGTGCCGACGGTGTGACCGTCAACCCCGCTCCCACGCTCACGGCACTCGGGGCCACCGCGTCCACCTCATTGCGCCTGGACCGGGTTCGGGTTCCGGCACATCACGTGCTCACCACCGACCTGGATGCGTTCGTCGCCGGGATCCGGCCGGCGTTCCTGTTGTTGCAGACGGCGTTCTGCGTCGGCGTCACACGAGCGGCACTGACTGCGGCCACCGAGGCGCACACCGGCCCGCTGGCCCGATTCGGCATCGAACTCGAAGACGCGGTTGCGCGTGGCGACGATGTCAGATCGCGGCTGTATCGCTGGGCTGCGGATCCCGGTGCGGCGAAAGTGCCCGACCTGATCCGGCTGCGACTGGATGCGGCGCGGGTGGCTGTGGACATCACCAGGCTGGAGCTCTCGTTGACCGGCGGCGCCGGCTACACCCTGGGAAGTGCGGCCAACCGGCGGTTCCGGGAAACCGCCTTCCTGCCCGTGCAATCACCCTCGGAAGGACAACTGCGGTGGGAACTCACGCGCTACGAATAG
- a CDS encoding PDR/VanB family oxidoreductase, whose amino-acid sequence MENSIVVRIAEIQVETPEIRGLRLEQLDGSPFSEWRSGAHIDVTGPTGVLRQYSLAGSPKDDSSMWVAVKKEGTQGGSAAMHELKVGDHLKISKPRNMLGIVPEATKHILIAGGIGLTPLMSMAFELYSWGADFELHYFARSREEMAFDDFLTERVEYREFVTLHIGVPRTEQPALFEQMASTISAETHIYTCGPEGFMDQVVAAFTPAVGADHIHLEAFTPKEVDTSGDKAFTVELNTGEVFEIPADRSILDVLEEAGCDVFRSCGEGICGSCVSGVVEGVPDHRDNCLSATVKANNEEMALCVSRSLSDKLVIELY is encoded by the coding sequence ATGGAAAACAGCATCGTCGTCCGGATCGCCGAGATCCAGGTCGAGACACCGGAAATCCGAGGTCTGCGCCTGGAGCAGCTCGACGGGTCCCCCTTCAGCGAGTGGCGTTCCGGTGCCCACATCGACGTGACCGGGCCCACCGGGGTGCTTCGCCAGTATTCACTGGCCGGCTCGCCGAAAGACGATTCGTCGATGTGGGTCGCGGTGAAAAAGGAAGGGACTCAGGGCGGGTCAGCCGCCATGCACGAGCTCAAGGTCGGAGACCACCTGAAGATCAGCAAGCCGCGCAACATGCTCGGCATCGTCCCCGAGGCGACCAAGCACATTCTGATCGCCGGCGGTATCGGCCTCACGCCGCTGATGAGCATGGCTTTCGAGCTGTACAGCTGGGGCGCCGACTTCGAGCTGCACTACTTCGCCCGGTCACGGGAGGAGATGGCTTTCGACGACTTCCTCACCGAACGAGTCGAATACCGCGAGTTCGTCACCCTGCACATCGGCGTACCGCGAACCGAGCAGCCCGCGCTGTTCGAGCAGATGGCATCGACCATCTCGGCCGAGACACACATATACACCTGCGGCCCAGAAGGGTTCATGGACCAAGTGGTTGCCGCATTCACCCCCGCCGTCGGTGCCGATCACATCCACCTCGAGGCCTTCACACCGAAAGAAGTCGACACATCCGGCGACAAGGCGTTCACCGTCGAACTGAACACCGGTGAGGTGTTCGAGATCCCGGCCGACCGCTCGATTCTCGACGTACTCGAGGAAGCCGGTTGCGACGTGTTCAGATCGTGCGGGGAGGGCATCTGCGGATCCTGCGTCTCCGGTGTCGTCGAGGGCGTTCCGGATCACCGCGACAACTGCCTGTCGGCAACCGTCAAGGCCAACAACGAGGAAATGGCGCTGTGCGTATCCCGCTCTCTCAGCGACAAACTCGTCATCGAACTGTACTGA
- a CDS encoding MBL fold metallo-hydrolase — translation MTDEIPFQEGLFDLGRGAHVFLSGNEALGLANAGLVVSAGEALVIDTLYDVQHARAMCACMAELTATAPVRYVFNTHTDGDHFFGNQVFSADTEIITTEAASALMTQEHVDLTAKLLGTETKPGGTLHALEPLGRPFNFSEVQVRPADTTFAGEKALRVGNLDVELHELGPAHTVGDAIAYLPELGVLYAGDLLTHNVVAVTWSGSIPNWIKALERIRSFGAQKVVAGHGPVLIEDEINAAIDRGIRFWSNLHTDATRLYDQGVPVAEAVARMDIRNYPEAMATLPVIVTAIYHERDPNIPYLDLSQAIESIASQLTQHTTAS, via the coding sequence ATGACAGACGAAATTCCTTTTCAGGAAGGCTTGTTCGATCTCGGCCGCGGAGCGCATGTGTTTCTCTCCGGCAACGAGGCGCTCGGTCTGGCCAACGCGGGTCTGGTGGTCAGCGCCGGTGAAGCACTGGTGATCGACACGCTCTATGACGTGCAGCATGCGCGGGCAATGTGCGCCTGCATGGCCGAACTGACCGCAACTGCGCCGGTGCGGTACGTCTTCAATACCCACACCGATGGCGACCACTTCTTCGGCAACCAGGTGTTCTCCGCCGATACCGAGATCATCACCACCGAAGCTGCCAGCGCGCTGATGACTCAGGAACATGTCGACCTGACTGCGAAACTGCTTGGCACGGAGACCAAACCCGGCGGCACCCTGCACGCACTGGAACCGCTGGGCCGGCCATTCAACTTTTCTGAGGTGCAGGTGCGGCCCGCGGACACCACATTTGCCGGAGAAAAGGCTCTGCGCGTGGGTAACCTCGACGTCGAGCTTCACGAGCTCGGGCCGGCGCACACCGTCGGTGACGCCATCGCCTATCTGCCAGAGTTGGGTGTGTTGTACGCGGGAGATCTGCTGACTCACAACGTCGTTGCGGTCACATGGTCGGGTTCGATCCCGAACTGGATCAAAGCGCTGGAGCGTATCCGCTCTTTCGGGGCTCAGAAAGTCGTCGCAGGGCACGGCCCTGTACTCATCGAAGACGAGATCAACGCGGCCATCGATCGCGGAATCCGATTCTGGTCGAACCTGCACACCGACGCGACGCGGCTCTACGACCAGGGTGTCCCGGTGGCCGAGGCGGTCGCTCGAATGGACATCCGAAACTATCCGGAAGCCATGGCGACGCTACCGGTCATCGTCACCGCGATCTACCACGAACGCGACCCGAACATCCCGTATCTGGACCTCAGCCAGGCGATCGAGTCCATCGCTTCGCAACTGACTCAGCACACCACCGCGTCGTGA
- a CDS encoding ABC transporter ATP-binding protein has product MGTHALRIANGARHFGATPALTDVDLQIRTGEFLAVLGPSGSGKSTLLRICAGLDALSSGTLTWSGDGSRPRTGVVFQQPLLMPWLTVADNVAFARRFTAQRSGFDAQDAAKLITRFGLDHLAARYPDELSGGQAQRVAILRAVATRPQLLLLDEPFSALDPATRNDLVEWLRELARELDVTVVLVTHDVDEALSLAQRIVLLDGGRIRADWTVGNDGTPTRSEVLAQYRADATVEVR; this is encoded by the coding sequence GTGGGAACTCACGCGCTACGAATAGCGAATGGCGCCAGACATTTCGGTGCGACACCGGCACTGACCGATGTCGATCTGCAGATCCGCACGGGAGAGTTTCTCGCGGTGCTGGGTCCCAGTGGCAGCGGCAAGTCGACCCTGCTGCGGATCTGCGCCGGGCTGGACGCCCTGAGCTCCGGCACATTGACCTGGTCGGGCGACGGCAGCCGGCCGCGCACCGGGGTGGTTTTCCAACAGCCCTTGCTGATGCCGTGGCTGACCGTCGCGGACAACGTGGCCTTCGCTCGCCGATTCACCGCGCAGCGCAGCGGCTTCGACGCCCAGGACGCCGCGAAGCTCATCACCAGGTTCGGATTGGACCACCTGGCCGCGCGTTACCCCGACGAGTTGTCGGGTGGACAGGCCCAACGGGTGGCGATCTTGCGTGCCGTCGCCACCCGCCCGCAGCTGCTGCTTCTCGATGAGCCGTTCAGCGCGCTGGACCCGGCGACCCGTAACGATCTGGTCGAGTGGCTCCGGGAGCTGGCACGGGAACTGGACGTCACAGTGGTGCTGGTGACCCACGATGTCGACGAGGCGCTGTCGCTGGCGCAGCGCATCGTGCTGCTCGACGGGGGACGGATCCGCGCGGACTGGACAGTTGGCAATGACGGAACGCCCACGCGCAGTGAGGTTCTCGCCCAGTATCGCGCGGATGCCACGGTGGAGGTGCGGTGA
- a CDS encoding gamma-glutamyl-gamma-aminobutyrate hydrolase family protein has product MRPLIAVPGRRAARVPILRFSATLAAEAICEAVWAGGGEPLVLHGPDGAPAAELADRLARFDGICMPGGADLDPRHYGQEPVAETEDPVAHQDAFDIAVMSCAVRLGIPTLAICRGMQILNVVQGGDLIQHLPPSDVAHGNAVHDVVVAEGSRLIEVVGSARVPVSSYHHQAVGVIGADLRIVATADDGCVEALEHTGGNVLAVQWHPEDLHASSRTDAALFADLSERAAKSRMEAFV; this is encoded by the coding sequence ATGCGACCACTGATCGCGGTGCCGGGACGGCGCGCGGCCCGCGTGCCGATCCTGCGCTTCAGCGCGACGCTGGCCGCAGAGGCCATCTGCGAGGCGGTGTGGGCCGGCGGCGGTGAACCACTCGTGCTGCACGGACCGGACGGCGCGCCTGCCGCCGAGCTGGCCGACCGACTGGCCCGGTTCGACGGCATCTGTATGCCCGGCGGAGCTGACCTGGACCCGCGGCACTATGGCCAGGAGCCCGTCGCGGAGACCGAAGATCCTGTGGCACACCAGGATGCGTTCGACATCGCGGTGATGTCCTGTGCCGTGCGGCTCGGCATCCCGACGCTGGCGATCTGCCGCGGTATGCAGATCCTCAACGTGGTGCAGGGCGGAGATCTGATCCAGCACCTACCACCGAGCGACGTCGCACACGGGAACGCCGTGCACGACGTGGTGGTGGCCGAGGGCAGCCGGCTGATCGAGGTCGTCGGGTCCGCCCGGGTCCCGGTGTCGTCGTATCACCACCAGGCGGTCGGGGTGATCGGTGCCGACCTGCGGATCGTCGCCACCGCCGACGACGGGTGCGTGGAAGCTCTCGAACACACCGGCGGGAATGTGCTTGCCGTGCAATGGCATCCCGAGGATCTGCATGCATCCTCGCGCACTGACGCTGCGCTTTTCGCCGACCTCTCCGAACGAGCCGCCAAATCCAGGATGGAGGCCTTTGTATGA
- a CDS encoding ABC transporter substrate-binding protein, with protein MTVLTRRSLLAGAAGLTAAGGLFGIGGLAHSAVSGAPGAKDALRVGYLPITDAAPLLMAHSAGLYPARPVLFRSWAALAEAFITRQVDVVHLLMPMAVQLRYTLGAGVRVLGWNHTNGSALTVAPHIRELSDLAGTQVAIPFWWSIHNIVLQQQLRAHGLRPVLRRSASRADRTVELIVMSPSDMVPALANGTLGGYVVADPFNAVAQIKKIGHIHTFLGDVWRDHACCALVTREDVIASRPQAVQAVTDAVVAAQLRIDADRAAAAAALTGGRYLPQPTPAIALALTYPKPPYALAHPDWQPQRLGFQPFPYPSFTRRLAEAMHDTVVDGDRRFLDRLDPDAVHTDLVADHFVRRSLTTHGGAGAFGLAADLTRTEQVQPL; from the coding sequence GTGACGGTGCTGACCCGGCGCTCGCTGCTGGCCGGAGCGGCTGGACTGACCGCTGCCGGTGGCCTCTTCGGGATCGGGGGACTGGCGCACAGCGCGGTCAGCGGCGCGCCGGGCGCCAAGGATGCGTTGCGGGTGGGCTATCTGCCCATCACCGATGCCGCACCGCTCCTGATGGCCCACAGTGCCGGGCTGTATCCGGCGCGCCCGGTGCTGTTCCGCAGCTGGGCCGCGCTGGCCGAGGCATTCATCACGCGTCAGGTCGACGTGGTGCACCTGCTGATGCCGATGGCTGTCCAGTTGCGCTACACCCTGGGCGCCGGAGTGCGCGTGTTGGGCTGGAACCACACCAACGGATCGGCGCTGACGGTGGCACCGCACATCCGGGAGCTGAGCGATCTGGCCGGCACCCAGGTGGCCATCCCGTTCTGGTGGTCGATCCACAACATCGTCCTGCAGCAACAACTGCGGGCGCATGGTCTGCGACCGGTGTTGCGGCGCAGTGCTTCCCGTGCTGACCGGACCGTGGAACTCATCGTGATGAGCCCATCGGACATGGTGCCCGCCCTGGCCAACGGCACGCTGGGCGGGTACGTGGTGGCCGACCCGTTCAACGCCGTCGCACAGATCAAGAAGATCGGCCACATCCACACCTTCCTCGGTGACGTCTGGCGGGATCATGCCTGCTGTGCGCTGGTCACCCGGGAGGATGTCATCGCGAGCCGCCCACAGGCCGTACAGGCTGTCACCGACGCGGTGGTGGCAGCGCAGCTGCGCATCGACGCCGACCGCGCTGCCGCGGCGGCCGCGCTGACCGGTGGCAGGTATCTCCCGCAGCCGACACCGGCGATCGCACTGGCGCTGACCTACCCGAAACCGCCCTATGCGCTGGCGCATCCGGACTGGCAGCCACAGCGCCTGGGGTTTCAGCCCTTCCCGTATCCGAGCTTCACCCGCCGCCTCGCCGAGGCCATGCACGACACCGTCGTCGACGGCGACCGCCGGTTCCTGGACCGGCTTGACCCCGATGCGGTGCACACCGATCTCGTGGCGGACCACTTCGTCCGCCGATCCCTCACCACTCACGGCGGGGCCGGCGCCTTCGGACTGGCCGCCGACCTCACCCGAACCGAACAGGTGCAACCGCTATGA
- a CDS encoding ABC transporter permease, with translation MTVVSASKAQASEGVSSWWGRLAPPAIAILAAVVLWWLATSVLSGPESVLRQTAPQHVFPALAELLERGVLLSDLGVSLWRLLIGLAVAAVIGMPLGLLIGSSGIAERAGGPIIAFLRMISPLSWTPIALAVFGIGNQPVIFLIAVAAVWPVLLNTAAGVRAVDPGLLNVARSFHATRWELLLAVVLPAIRAHVQTGIRLALGVAWIVLVPAEMLGVRSGLGYQILNARDQLAYDQVVAVIVVIGLLGFLLDAAARWLLNPARRA, from the coding sequence ATGACCGTCGTCAGCGCCAGCAAAGCCCAGGCGTCGGAAGGTGTTTCGAGTTGGTGGGGCCGGCTCGCGCCGCCGGCCATCGCGATCCTGGCCGCCGTGGTGCTGTGGTGGCTCGCGACCTCCGTGCTCAGCGGACCCGAATCGGTGCTGCGTCAGACCGCGCCGCAGCACGTCTTTCCGGCGCTGGCCGAGCTCCTCGAACGCGGTGTGCTGCTCAGCGATCTCGGCGTCAGCCTGTGGCGGTTGTTGATCGGCCTGGCCGTCGCGGCCGTGATCGGGATGCCGCTGGGGTTGTTGATCGGGTCTTCGGGCATCGCCGAACGCGCCGGCGGTCCGATCATCGCCTTCCTGCGGATGATCTCACCACTGTCGTGGACACCGATTGCGCTGGCCGTGTTCGGCATCGGCAACCAGCCCGTGATCTTCCTGATCGCGGTGGCCGCGGTGTGGCCGGTGCTGCTGAACACCGCGGCCGGGGTGCGCGCCGTGGACCCGGGGCTGCTCAATGTGGCGCGCTCATTCCACGCGACGCGCTGGGAGTTGCTGCTCGCGGTGGTCCTGCCGGCGATCCGCGCCCACGTGCAGACCGGGATACGGCTGGCGCTCGGTGTCGCGTGGATCGTTCTCGTGCCCGCCGAGATGCTCGGGGTGCGTTCGGGTCTGGGCTATCAGATCCTGAACGCCCGCGACCAGTTGGCCTACGACCAGGTGGTCGCGGTGATCGTCGTCATCGGCCTGCTGGGTTTCCTACTCGACGCTGCCGCGCGCTGGCTGTTGAACCCGGCCCGTCGCGCCTGA
- a CDS encoding NAD-dependent succinate-semialdehyde dehydrogenase — protein MSLYVVTDPATGDVVKEYPTATDTEIDNALSVAVTAAKTWARETTVAERAALIRRIGELHAERADELGAIIVREMGKPLGAAIGEVKFSASIYEYYADHAEELLRDQPIELLDGTGEAVITNSPYGVLLGIMPWNFPAYQVARFAGPNLCVGNTILLKHAPQCPESAAAIQQIFDDAGFPAGAYVNIYATNEQVAKLIEDPRVAAVSLTGSERAGAAVAEIAGRNLKKVVLELGGSDPFILLSTDDLDDTVAKAAAARLDNTGQACNAAKRFIVADDLYDAFLEKFTAAVLAAADDITPLSSELAADRLQAQVDIAVEQGATLTSAGERNGAFFPTGVLTNVKPDNDVYHQELFGPVAMVFKAGSEDEALALANDTPFGLGSYVFTTDAEQAKRVAAKIDAGMVFINGVQADGVELPFGGIKRSGFGRELGTLGISEFVNKKLIRTVG, from the coding sequence ATGAGCCTGTACGTCGTGACCGACCCAGCCACCGGCGATGTCGTCAAGGAGTATCCGACCGCCACCGACACCGAGATCGACAATGCCCTGTCGGTTGCCGTGACAGCGGCCAAGACGTGGGCACGCGAGACGACCGTTGCCGAGCGCGCAGCCCTCATCCGTCGCATCGGAGAGTTGCATGCCGAGCGCGCCGACGAACTCGGCGCGATCATCGTCCGTGAGATGGGCAAGCCGCTCGGCGCCGCCATCGGCGAAGTGAAGTTCAGCGCCTCGATCTACGAGTACTACGCCGACCACGCCGAGGAGCTCCTGCGCGACCAGCCGATCGAACTGCTCGACGGCACGGGCGAAGCGGTGATCACGAACAGCCCCTACGGTGTCCTCCTGGGGATCATGCCGTGGAACTTCCCGGCCTACCAGGTCGCCCGGTTCGCCGGCCCCAATCTGTGTGTGGGCAACACGATCCTGCTCAAGCATGCCCCGCAGTGCCCGGAGTCGGCCGCGGCAATCCAGCAGATCTTCGACGACGCCGGTTTCCCGGCCGGGGCGTACGTCAACATCTACGCCACCAACGAGCAGGTGGCCAAACTCATCGAAGATCCACGGGTGGCTGCGGTTTCGCTGACCGGCTCCGAGCGGGCCGGTGCAGCCGTCGCCGAGATCGCCGGACGCAACCTGAAGAAGGTCGTCCTGGAACTGGGTGGTTCGGACCCGTTCATCCTGCTGTCCACCGACGATCTCGACGACACCGTCGCCAAGGCGGCGGCGGCCCGCCTGGACAACACCGGGCAGGCGTGCAACGCCGCGAAGCGGTTCATCGTGGCCGACGACCTCTACGACGCGTTCCTGGAGAAGTTCACCGCGGCCGTGCTCGCCGCTGCCGACGACATCACCCCGCTGTCATCGGAATTGGCCGCCGATCGATTGCAGGCACAGGTGGACATCGCCGTAGAACAAGGCGCGACGCTGACCAGTGCGGGCGAACGCAACGGCGCGTTCTTCCCGACCGGCGTGCTGACCAACGTCAAGCCCGACAACGACGTCTACCACCAGGAACTGTTCGGGCCTGTCGCGATGGTCTTCAAGGCAGGTTCGGAGGACGAGGCCCTGGCGCTGGCCAACGACACCCCGTTCGGTCTGGGCTCCTACGTCTTCACCACCGACGCGGAACAAGCCAAGCGGGTGGCCGCGAAGATCGACGCCGGCATGGTGTTCATCAACGGCGTCCAGGCCGATGGGGTGGAACTGCCCTTCGGCGGCATCAAGCGTTCCGGCTTCGGCCGCGAACTCGGCACGCTCGGCATCAGCGAATTCGTCAACAAGAAGCTGATCCGCACCGTCGGGTGA
- a CDS encoding TetR/AcrR family transcriptional regulator, producing the protein MSAIRDATWAELTDRGYAGVTFEGVARRAKTGKPVLYRRYSSRAQMVTDALPTLRTPGAQVLSQNLRDDIVTMVESLVNQWQEIGINTYRSLIAEADDATLQTFQTKVAAKTDHTIRAALDAARERGEIGPAKISDRVALSILALMRNELLFARNTIQSSTVAELVDDIYLPAIDAASRKPS; encoded by the coding sequence ATGTCGGCGATCCGCGACGCCACCTGGGCCGAGCTGACGGATCGCGGCTACGCCGGCGTCACCTTCGAAGGCGTAGCCCGCCGCGCGAAGACCGGCAAGCCGGTCCTCTACCGCCGCTACAGTTCTCGGGCTCAGATGGTCACCGACGCGCTTCCGACCCTTCGCACGCCCGGCGCCCAAGTACTTTCCCAGAATCTTCGCGACGACATCGTGACCATGGTCGAGTCGCTGGTCAACCAGTGGCAAGAGATCGGAATCAACACCTACCGCAGCCTCATCGCCGAAGCCGACGACGCCACGCTGCAGACTTTCCAGACGAAGGTGGCGGCGAAGACCGACCACACGATCCGCGCGGCGCTGGACGCTGCTCGCGAGCGAGGCGAAATAGGACCCGCCAAGATTTCCGACCGGGTGGCACTGAGCATCTTGGCGCTCATGCGAAATGAATTGCTGTTCGCCCGCAACACGATCCAGTCGAGCACCGTCGCCGAGCTGGTCGACGACATCTACCTGCCGGCGATCGACGCGGCATCCCGCAAGCCGTCGTAG